The DNA window TCCGGCCGGAGATCGACGGCGTCGGCACAGACGAGGCGATCGTCGTGTGTGGCCTCGACACGGGCGTGATAGTGGTCGAAGCTAAAGGGCTCGTGGTCGGACAGCCCGTCGGGGACGAGCACGTCCGCGACAACGACGACCGCATCGTCGGCGAGATCGACCGACACCGTCTGCAGACAGCGCGCGTCCTCGTTGACGATCGTCGGTCCTGGGACGTACTCGAGGTAGCTTCCCGACGCGCCCTCGAGCGTGGCGTCGAGGTGGGCGTAGTTCGCGTCCATGCTATGGACCTTGGTCGCACTCTGGGTCGTGACGCGCGCGCGAGCCCCGGAGCGAGCATCGATCCGCATTCGGTGGCGGTCGCCCTGTGCGACGCCGCCGGTCGGCTCTTGGGCGACCAGCGTCGCAAGTCCCGGCGCGGGATCCGTATCGAGTGCCCCAGTCAGGTGGTAGGGAACCTCCACGCGATCCCGAACCAGCCGGGTCGGCCCGCTTCCGGAACGGGCGAACGTCGCCTCGAGCAGGCCGTTCTTACCAGGTCCGCCGGCGGGGGCCTGCGCGAGCGATTCGTCGGCGTACCGCTCGAAGGCGGGCGGAATCGCCGCCTGCGCTACTGCGCTTGTGTCGGACTGCCTTGTGCTCACGCGAACAGCACCTCCCGCTCGACGTGTTCGAGGACGGCGTCGATGCCCTCGCCGTCCTTGCAGTTGGTGAAGACGAACGGGTCGTCGCCCCGAACCGCGGCGGCGTCTTCCTCAATTACGTCGAGGTCGGCGTCGACGTGTGGTGCGAGGTCGGTCTTGTTGACGACCAGTAGGTCGGCCTGCGTGACGCCGGGGCCGCGCTTGCGCGGGATGTCTTCGCCTTCGGCGACCGAGATGACGAACAGGAAGTAATCCGCGAGTTCCGGGTTGAACGTCGCTGCGAGGTTGTCGCCGCCGCTCTCGACGAGAACGACGTCGAGGTCGGGGTGGCGCTCGGTGAACTCGTCGATAGCCGCGAGATTCATCGAGGGATCCTCCCGGATTCCGGTGTGCGGACAGGCGCCAGTTTCGACGCCCTCGACGAGATCCTCGGGTAACAGATCCGCAAAGGAATCTCGGAAAACGTCGGCGTCCTCCTGTGTCATGATGTCGTTGGCGATGACGCCAACCTCGTAGTCGCGTTCGACCAGCGCCGGCACGAGTCGCTTGACCATTGCCGTCTTACCCGAGCCGACGGGGCCGCCGAGGCCGACTTTCGCGACGTCTCGGTACCCCATCAGT is part of the Halopiger aswanensis genome and encodes:
- a CDS encoding urease accessory protein UreD, which translates into the protein MSTRQSDTSAVAQAAIPPAFERYADESLAQAPAGGPGKNGLLEATFARSGSGPTRLVRDRVEVPYHLTGALDTDPAPGLATLVAQEPTGGVAQGDRHRMRIDARSGARARVTTQSATKVHSMDANYAHLDATLEGASGSYLEYVPGPTIVNEDARCLQTVSVDLADDAVVVVADVLVPDGLSDHEPFSFDHYHARVEATHDDRLVCADAVDLRPDERNPRDPASVGDYGVVGSLYVFAPAASDGIDSGSGVADIELEALLDAIRDRLEDIDADGLETESESESGTAVHAGVSTLPYEAGAIVRLLGYREADVTAALRAAWDETRQRTLGVGAPTDRRY
- the ureG gene encoding urease accessory protein UreG; the protein is MGYRDVAKVGLGGPVGSGKTAMVKRLVPALVERDYEVGVIANDIMTQEDADVFRDSFADLLPEDLVEGVETGACPHTGIREDPSMNLAAIDEFTERHPDLDVVLVESGGDNLAATFNPELADYFLFVISVAEGEDIPRKRGPGVTQADLLVVNKTDLAPHVDADLDVIEEDAAAVRGDDPFVFTNCKDGEGIDAVLEHVEREVLFA